The Streptomyces hundungensis genome contains the following window.
ACCCGATCGATGCCGTGCTCGCCTGCGTCAACAAGTTCTGGCATCTACAACAGCTCGCGGTCGCCGGACTCCCGGTCCCCGACACCCGCAGCTACGTCGACGCGTCCATGACGGACGTACTGCGGGCGGGGGTGCCGGAGCCCTGTGTCGTGAAGTCCGTACGAGGCCATCGTGGAAGTCGCGTCTTTCTGGCCCGCGACACGGCGATGCTGCATGACATCCAGGGAAGCCTCAACAATGACGCGCCCTACCTGTTCCAGGAGTACGTGCGCTATTCCCATGGGCGGGACCTGCGGGTCGTCGTCGTCGACGGTCGGGCCGTCGCGGCACAGGTCCGGGTGGCGTCCGACGGCGGGCTCAAGTCGAACCTCGCCCTGGGCGGAACCTCCACGCCCTGCACCGGACTGCACCCGGCCGGGGAGGCACTGGCCGTCGCGGCGGCAAAGGTACTGGGGCTCGGAGTCGCCGGGGTGGACCTGCTCTTCGAGCCGGACGGCAGCTTCACGATCTGCGAGGTGAACGCCAACGTCGGATGGCGCGAACACCTGCACCAGATCGTGCCGGCCATCGCCGAAGCCTGCGATGCGCGGCTGCGCGCCGGCGCGTGACCCCCACCGTCGAGAGCCCCGGCCGACGCGCCCCGGCGGACGGCGGCACCAACCGGCGGATGCTCAAATCGCTGCGGCACCGCGAGTTCAGGCTGCTCACCGTCGGCCAACTCGCCTCCCACACCGGGACGTGGATACAGAAGGTGGCGCAGGCATGGCTGGTGCTCGACCTGTCCCACGGTGACGGCACGGCACTCGGCATCACCACGGCGCTCCAGTTCCTGCCGCTGCTGCTCTTCGGTCCTTGGGGCGGGGTCCTCGCGGACCGGTGTTCGCTGCGGCGGATCCTGCTCATCACGCAGTCGTTGTTGTGTCTGATCTCCCTGCTGCCGGGAATTCTGACCCTCACCCGCTCGGTGAGTCTGGCCGCCGTCTACTCCCTGGCGCTGGCGATGGGGCTGACACTGGTCGCCGAGAAGCCCGCGCTGCAATCGTTCATCGCCCAGACCGTGCCGACCGCCGACCTTCCCAACGCGCTGGCCCTGGACACCGCGGTCTTCAATCTCGCCCGGATCGCAGGCCCCGCCCTGACCGGCCCGGTGATCGGGCTCTTCGGCGTCGCGCCCGCGTTCTTCCTCAACTCCCTTTCCTACCTGGTCGTGGTCGCCGCCCTCCTCAGGATGCGCCCGAGGCAGCAGGATCCCGCCCCGACCTCCGTCGCCACCCGGCGCCCCAAGGGCCAGGTACGCGAGTTGCTGCGCTATGTGCGGGGGCGGGCCGACCTGGGGGCACCTCTTGTTCTGGTGGGGGTGGTGGCCGGGTTCGGAATGAACTTCCAGATCACCACCGCCCTGATGGCGAGCGACGTCTTCCACACGTCGCCCGCCGCTTTCGGCCTCGGATCCACCGCGTTCGCGGTCGGCGCGGTCACCGGCTCCGTACTGGCGGCGCGCCGGGGCACGTGCGCTCCGGGTTACCTCGTGAGCACCGCGCTCGGCTTCGGTGTCCTGGAGCTCATCACGAGCACGATGCCCAGCCACGCGGCCTTTCTGGTCATGCTGGTGCCCACCGGCGTCGTACTGATCCTGTTCATGACGGCCGCGAAGTCCGCGCTTCAGCTCGGCACACACGACGCCATACGCGGCCGCATCATGAGCCTGTACACCCTCGCCTCACTCGGCACCACACCGCTCACGGCCCCGCTGATCGGCTGGATCTCCACCGCCGTGCACCCGCGTGCCGGGCTGGCGGTCGGCGGTCTGGCCTCGGCCGTCGCCGCGATGTCCATCGGCCTCCAAGGCCGGCGGCCCACCCGACCGTGGGCCGCCTTGTTCCTCCGGCCGGCCCGCAGCGCACTCCGGGCCGTCGGAAAGACCTGAAGCGTGAAGGGCCGGGCCTGCGCCCGGAGCGGCGCTCAGGTGCTGAGCAGCCGGTTGAAGAACGAGCGGTACTGCTGGAGTGCGAGGCGAAGATCCTCGGTGGGGACCTTCTCGCCCCGGTGCCATTGGCCTTCGAGATCCCGCTTGTGGGACGAGAACGTCGTGGCCAGGGCCTGCATGGTCTCGGCGACCAATTGGTCGGCCGCGTTGACGGAATCCTTCGGGTCGTCGACGAATCGGCTCTGGATCTGCTGCCACCTGGCCCGGAACTCTTCTTGCTCCGCGCCCAGCAACGGTTCGTTGTCGCCGGCCGTGTGCGTGCCGCCGGGGTCGTCGCCCGCTTCCATGCCGCCGGAGTCGTCAGCCGCTTCCCTGTCCCCGTACTCGTCGGCCACTCCCCTGCCGCCCGGGTCGTAAGCCGCTTCGCTTGCGCCGGGCTCGTCGGCCGGTTCCTGCCGGGCACCGTCCTCTCGTTCTTCCGCGCCGCTGGTGGCCTCGCCGGGGTAGGCCGGTGGGGTGTCGGCGAATTCCGACGGTTCGCTGTCGATGTCCTGTCGCCCGCCACCGGCCAGGTCCTCCGTCGACAGAGGGCCGCCGTCATCGGGTCGAGGTGTCTCGGCGTTGCGCATCTCTCCACATCCATCCGTATGTCTGTCGGTCCCGCAGCGGGCCGCCATGTACTCGGCCAGGCGTCACGGTCGGTGTCCACCGCCGCCCCCCGCTGTCCACCGCATGTCCCCCGCCGCACACACATGCCGCTGCCGTCGTCGGCGAGCTCATGCCGCGCTTCTGCCCGGCTGGTCGCCGTTGTGGAGCAGCTCCTCGAAGAGCGCGCGATAGTGCACCATCGCGCCGCGGAGCTCCTCCGTGGTCGCTTGATGACTGCTGCTGCGCTCGTTGACGTCGTGGGCGGCCCGGTAGTGCTCCAGCGTCCGGCCGTGCTCGACCGACAGGTCCTTGAGCTGCTGCTCGTACCCTTCGGTCGGGTAGCCCCGCTCGCTCATGAGGGTCGTGACGAGCCGGTCCGCGTCATGGACGGCGTCGTCCGGCCGGTCGACGAACTGTTCCTGCACACGGGCCCAGTCAAGGGAGTAGCGGTCGCGGACGGCGGCGGGCAGGGGCCTGATGTCCAGTGCGTCGTGCCGCTCCTGGCGCTCGCGCAGCTCGTGCTCGCCGGCCCGACGGCTGTCCTGCGCCTCTACGGTGCGCTCGTACTCGGGGCCGAACCGCTCCTGCAATCTGCGGCGGCGCATCATCGCCCCGCGCGCTGCCACCGCGCATGCGATGAGCACCACCGCGACGGCGACAATGATGATGATGACGGTGAGGGACATCGAGTCCTCCGCTCATTGGTCGGCCGGCGCATCGCGGCCCCGCGAGCCCGGCCGAGGCCTCGCTAAGGCAAGCGGCCGCCCCTCACACGAGGGGTGGACGCACACCGGCGCCGACGGATGTCGTATGGCGGACCTTGTTCTCCATCACTGGCTCCGTCGTCCGCCGACAGCGTGCCCAGCGGGAGGGAAACCGCCCCCGCCGCCGCCCAGCAGGATCATCCCTGAAATGGGCGAGGGTGGGCTCGGTGGGGAGAGCCGTGGCCGCGCCCGGCTCCCATGGCGATACGGCGATACGGCAGTCACGTCCGCCTCATGCGGATGTCCTGCCTCCGTTTCCATCGTGCTCCTTGCGGCTCCCTACGACAAGGAGCACGAGCGAGGTCGACGGCGACGGGACAGCTCAGGTGTGAGCCGACCGCCTGGCTCTGAGCTCACCTCCCGGGGGAGTTCCGTCCCCTCCGCACATGCCGCTTCACGAGGACGGAGCGGCTCGCCCCGTGAGCCTCGACCCGCGAGAGCGAACGGGGGCGAGCACGCCGAACCACTGCTCGGCGCCATACGCCTCGAATCGCTCCACCTCGGTGAACCCGAGTCTCGCCGCGAGGCGCATCGAGCGGATGTTGGCGGTCTGGGTGTAGAGCACCACCGGCTCGGCGGGAAGCGCACGGGCGAACCAGTCGAGTGCCGCGGCGCATGCTTCTCCGGCGTAACCGCGTCCCCATGTCGCCGGTAGGAACAGATAGCCGAGCTCGGTCTCCCCTGCTTCCAGACGGTGCTTGGGACGCTCGCGGTCCTGCGGGTCGAGCTGGATCGTGCCGATGGCCGATCCGTCGCGCTCGACCACGAAGAAGCCGGGGCGCCTCCCCGGCACCTCGGGCACCGTGCGGTCGAGTTCGGCGCGTGGTCGAGGGCCACCGAGGTAAGTGCCCACCTCCGGCGAGGAGTTGAGCTCGATGACCGCCGCACGGTCCCGGGCCTCGGACGCGCGAAGTATCAGGCGTTCTGTCGCGATCGGGGCAGGTGGCCAGGGGAGTGCTCTGGAGTGCGTCATGCCCGCCAACCTAGTGAGCGGCCGCATCAGCGATCAACGCGCGCCCGGGGCGGCCCCCCGTCACACTCACTCCGGCTCACTCCGGCAGGGTGACGTGGAACGACGTGCGGCCGGGGCCGCTGGTGACCTCGACGTCTCCTCCGTGGGCCTGCACCACCGCCAGGACGATGGCGAGGCCAAGCCCGGTCCCGCCCGCCGCCCGCGAGCGGTGGTGATCGGCGCGGGTGAAGCGCTGGAATACCTCGGGCACGAGATCCTCGGGGATGCCGGGGCCGGAGTCGGTCACGCTCAACTCCCTTGTCCCGCAGGGCATTTCATCAATGCTGAGGGTGACTTCGGTGCCGGACGGGGTGTGGGTACGGGCGTTGGCGAGCAGGTTCGCGATGACCTGGTGGAGGCGGTGTTCGTCGCCGGTCACCACGACGGGTTCCTCCGGCAGGTCGAGGAGCCACCGGTGGCCGGGAGCCGCGGCCTGGGCGTCGCTGATCGCGTCTAGCGCCAGCCGGGTCAGGTCGACCGGTTCACGGGCGAGGGGTCGGCCCGCGTCCAGCCGGGCGAGCAGCAGCAGGTCGTCGACCAGGCCCGTCATCCGCCGGGTCTCGGACTGGATCCGCTCCAGTGAGTGGCGCACCTCCGCAGGCACGGGTCCGCCGTGGCGCAGGGCCAGTTCGGCGTGGGCGCGCACCGTGGCGACCGGCGTGCGCAGTTCATGACTGGCGTCGGCGGCGAAGTGCCGTAGCCTCTCCTCCCCTTCCTGCCGCCGGGCGAGGGCGTCCCCGACGTGGTGCAGCATGTGGTTCAGCGCGGCGCCCACTTGACCGACCTCGGTACGCGGATCCGTGTCGGGGACGGGGCCCGGCATCGCGATCTCCCCGCTGGCCAGCGGGAGTTGAGTCACCTCGGTCGCCGTGGCCGCCACCCGTTGCAGCGGACGCAGCGAGAGACGGACCCACAGAGCCCCGGCGATTCCGGTGGCCGCGAGGGTCGCGCCGAACACGATCGCCTCGACCAACTCCAGCCGGTGCAGGGTCTCTTCGACCGGCTCAAGAGGCAGTCCCGTGATCAGTACGTCGCCGTCGTCACCCGCGACGGCCACGACCCGGTACCGGCGCAACGTGGAAAGGCGGATGTCGTGGCCCCGCCCATCCACCGGCACCGCGGCCAGGGCCGTGCGGTCGCGGGCGGTGAGGGGGACGGCGGCGTCGGCCTGGGCGTGGACCACTGCCGCCTGCGTCGTCTCGCCGTGCAGCAGCCGGGCGCCGAACGTGCCGTTCGCCTGGCCGCGGGTGTCGGGCCGGTTGTCGGCGTCGGGCTTCTCGTCGTGTTCGAGGCTGGCCGCGAACCGGCCGCCGGAAGCGCCGAGTTGCTGGTCCAGGCGGTTGACGAGGAACCCTTGGAGCGCCAGCACGGTGCTCACACCGACCGCGAGACACGCCAGGGCCAGCAGGAGGACGAGACCGGCGGTGAGGCGGGTGCGCAAGGTGCGGGGCAGGCCGAGCCTCTTGACGGCGGGGCCGGCTTTCAGGCGGGTGCGCAGCGCACGGAACAAGCCCGACCGCCTCATGACGGGTCGGGCTTGAGGACGTAGCCGGCGCCGCGCACCGTGTGGATCAGCGGCGCGCGGTCCGCGTCGATCTTCTTGCGCAGATAGCTGATGTACAGCTCGACGATGTGCGCCCGGCCACCGAAGTCGTACGACCAGACCCGGTCCAGGATCTGGTCCTTGGACAGCACCCGGCGCGGATTGCGCATGAGGAAACGCAGAAGCTCGAACTCGGTCCGCGACAGATCCACGAGGTGGCCGGCCCGGCTGACCTCCATCGCGTCCTCGTCCATCACCAGATCTCCGACGACCAGCCGGTTCCCGCCCGGCTCGCGTGCCATGCCCGCCCGGCGCAGCAGACCGCGCAGCCGGGCCAGTACCTCCTCCAGGCTGAAGGGCTTGGTGACGTAGTCGTCGCCGCCCGCGGTGATGCCGGCGATGCGGTCCTCGACGGAGTCGCGGGCGGTGAGGAACAGGACGCAGACGTGCGGCAGGTCGGCCCGCATCCGGCGCAGGACGGCGAGCCCGTCCAGGTCGGGCAGCATCCAGTCCAGGATCACGGCGTCGGGCTGGAACGCGGACGCCATGTCGAGTGCGCTCGTACCGTCGTCGGCCGAGCGCACGTCCCAGCCCTCGGAGCGCAGGGCGCCGGACAGCACCTCGGTCAGATCGGGCTCGTCGTCGACGACGAGGATCCGGACGGGGCTGCCGTCGGGCCTGCGGAGCGCGGCAGGTGGGGGGTTCTCCATGATGGATCCAGCATCCCCCGGACCAGTCGCTCAGGAGGTTCGGCGGAGCTCTGAGTTTCCTCTGAATCGCCTGTGGATCCGCCCCCCGCCCCCCTCTTTCATAGGGAACTCAGAGGTACGGGTGTGAGGCTGTCCCCCGTCCGCCCCCACATGGTGGCGGCGCACGTATGAACCCACCACATGGAGAGGGACCACATGGCCGCCGGCACCTACGACAGCCGTTCCGTGACGCGCGTCCCCCACACCGCCCCCCGGCGCACCGCCTGGATACCCGTCGCAGCCCAGATCCTCATAGGGAGCGGAGCCGTCGGGGTGATCGGCCTGTGGTGGAGCGACACCACTTCGGTCGTCGGTATGGAGGGCTGGCTGACCGACGGCGGCCGGATCACCGGCCTCCTGGCCGGGTACGCGTGCGCGGTGCTGCTCGCCCTCATGGCGCGCATCCCCGTACTCGACCGGAGTGTGGGCAGCGACCGGCTGGCTCGCTGGCACGCCATGGGCGGCCGCTACACCCTCTCACTCGCCCTCGCCCACACTCTGCTGATCATCTGGGGCTACGCCCTCACCTCGCATGCGAACGTGGTGGACCAGACCACCACCCTCGTACTCCACTACCCGGACCTACTGAAGGGCACCGCCGGATTCCTGCTCCTAATGGGAACCGCCCTCGTCTCCGCGCGCGCCGCCCGGCGCAGGCTCCGCTACGAGACCTGGCACTACCTCCATTTCGCCACGTATGTGGCGGTCTTCCTGGTCTTCGGGCACCAGCTCTCCAACGGCGCCGATTTCGTCGGCAACCGTTCCGCGCAGCTCGCCTGGTACGCCATGTACCTCGGTGTGGCCGCGCTGCTCGTGTGGTTCCGGTTCGTCGTGCCCCTCCGGCGCGGACTGCGCCACCGTCTTCGGGTGGCCGAGGTCCGCGGCGAATCGCCCGGTGTCGTGTCCGTGTACGTCACGGGCGAGCACCTGGATGAACTCGGCGCCGAATCAGGGCAGTTCTTCCGCTGGCGCTTCCTGACTCCCGGCCTGTGGTGGGCGGCCAACCCGTACTCGCTCTCCGCCCCCGCCCACCCCCGCTTCCTGCGCATCACCGTGAAGGCCGTCGGCGCGCACAGCGCCGCCCTGGCCGGACTGACTCCCGGCACCCGTGTGTGGGCGGAAGGCCCCTACGGCGGCTTCACCGCGGCACGCCGCACCACGACCAAGACCCTGCTCCTGGGGGGCGGCGTCGGCATCACCCCGCTGCGTGCCCTGCTGGAGACCCTGCCCGGCGACATCACCCTCCTTTACCGGGCCCGCCGCCCCGAGGACCTGGCGCTGCGCGGCGAACTCGACACCATCGCGGCGGCCCGTGGCGCCCGGATCCTCTACTCGGTCGACGAACCGGCCGCGCACCACATGCCGCTGACGGCCGCGGCGCTGCTCCGGTACGTGCCCGACCTGCGGGAGCGGGACGTGTACCTGTGCGGGCCGCCCGGCATGACCGACGCGGCGCGGGGAGCCCTGCGCGACGCGGGCGTACCCCGCCACCGCATTCACCACGAGTCCTTCGCGTTCTGAGCGCGACCCGAAGCCAGAGGAGACCCGCCGTGCGCCGAGTCGCCGTCACCACACTGTCGACCGCCGCAGGTGTGGTCCTGCTGCTCTCCCTCAAACCCCACCAGAGCCACCCACCCGCCGTCTCCGCGCCCAGGCCCGCCGCCTCCTCGCCCGGTCAGGCGGCCGCCGGGGCGCGTACGGGCGACTTCACCGGTGATGTCATCGACACACGTTTTGGGCCGGTGCAGGTGTCGGTGACCCTCGACAAGGGGCGTCTCACCGCCGTCCACGTCCTCCAGGTCCCCTCCGAGAGCGGGCGAGACCAGGAGATCGCCGCACGGGCAGTGCCCCGCCTGACCGAGGAGGCGCTCGGCGCCCAGAACGCCGAGATCGACGCCGTGTCGGGCGCGAGCTACACCAGCGAGGGCTACATCCAGTCCTTGCAGAGCGCCTTGGACAGAGCCGGTGCGTGAACCGGTCGACGCGACTCGGCAGCCCCCTGCCGCGGGCCAGACCATGGGGCTGCGCCACACCGAACACGTCATGGGCACCGTCTTCTCCTTCGACATACGCGACAAGCCCACCCCCGCCATCCACCGCGCCCTCGCCCGGGCCGTGCGCCACCTCCACAGGGTCGACGCCGTCTTCTCCACCTACCGGCCGGACAGCCCCATCAGCCGGCTCGGCCGCGGGGAGATCCGCCTGGACGACTGCCCGCCCGAAGTCCATGAGGTCCTCACCCTGTGCGCAGGAGCGGCCCGCGACAGCGACGGCTACTTCAGCGCGACCCCTTCCGGCACCCTCGACCCCTCCGGACTCGTCAAAGGCTGGGCCACCGAGGCCGCGTCCCAACTCCTCCATGAGGCCGGTGCCCGCCACACCTGCGTGAACGGCGGCGGCGACCTCCAACTCCGGGGCGGGGCAAGCGAGTCCACCCCGTGGCGCATCGGCATCACCGACCCCGTCCGTCCCGGGCGGCTCGCCACCGTGATCACCGCCCACGACGACCTGGCCATCGCCACCTCCGGCACGGCCGAGCGCGGCGCGCACATACTCGATCCGCACCGCGGCATCCCCGCCACCGCGTTCGCCTCCCTCACCGTCGTCGGCCCGCGCCTGACGATGACCGACACCTACGCCACGGCCGCCTTCGCCCGAGGCCACGGCGCGCGGGACTGGCTGGAGTCCCTGCCCGGCTACGAGGCCTTCGCCCTCCTGCCCGACGGCCGGCAATGGCGGACCTCGGGGTTCAGCCGCTATGAGCTCCCCGCGCGGTGCACATGAAACACCCATGGGCCTTGACCATATGGGGCCACACCGGTGAGTCCTCGCAATGTGGGGCCCCACCACATGCCCCGACAAGATTTTCGTAAACAGGCAGGTCGTAGCTGTGTGGGCAGGGCGCGGCGGGGCATTCGGTGCCTCGGAGGTTGATAACTATGGTTCCCCTGCTTCTCGTTCTTCTTCTGGCACTGATCCTCTTCGGCGCGGGCTTCGCGCTGAAGGCACTGTGGTGGATCGCCGTCATCGTGCTCGTCGTCTGGCTGGTCGGGTTCATCGCCCGCCCGAAGTCAGGCAATGCACGCTGGTATCGCTGGTAGACACCGGACACGTACACATGTGGGCTCCCCGCCGGAGCGGTATGGGCGGGGAGCCCACCTGTGTGCCGACCGCCCTTGAGCTTCAGCACGTCGTGAAGTCATCGGCGGCATGGGTATGCCTGTGCTGGCCGGCGCCGACCCCGCTGGGGGCGCGGGGAACTGCGCGAGAAGCAACCACGGCCCGCAGCCGAGGACGCGGCGTCCCGCCGCACCTTGCACGTCTGCCCCGCCACACGCACGCCCAACCCGCGCCCACCCCGCGCCCGACCCGTGTGCTCGCGCTGCCCGCGCATGGCCGGCCTCCGGCCCCCCTCTGGCCGAACGTCATCGTTTGGACGACAAAGGGGTTTGTCATCCATTAGATGACGTGCTACAACGGTCGCAGTGAAGCGCAGGAGCGGGTCCAACCCAAGCCCTCTGGAGGTGTTTCGCGATGCTGATGCGCACCGACCCCTTCCGTGAACTCGACCGTCTCGCCCAGCAGTTGGCCGGCACGGGCACCTGGACACGGCCCTCGGTAATGGCGATGGACGCCTACCGCGCGGGCGACGAGTACATCGTGGCTTTCGACCTCCCCGGTGTCAGCGCGGACGCGATCGACATCGACGTCGAGCGGAACATGCTGACCGTCAAGGCCGAACGCCGCCCCGTGACGAAGGCCGACGACGCCCAGATGGAGCTCACCGAACGGCCCCTGGGCGTGTTCTCCCGGCAGCTCGTGCTCGCCGACACGCTGGACACGGAGCGGATCAAGGCCGACTACGACGCGGGCGTCCTCACCCTACGCATCCCGATCGCCGAGCGTGCCAAGCCGCGCAAGATCTCCATCGACGCGCAGTCCGCCCGCAAGGAAATCTCCGGCTGAGCCCGGCGCCGGCGCCCCCAGGAGAGCGCCGGAGAACGCCGGGGCCACATGAGGGCTCGGGACGGACACCTGATCGCCACCCAGCCCGTCCCGCACCCTTCAGACCAAGAGAGTCTCGGGCCCAGAGAGGCGGTGGCCGCTATGACCCTGCGACGGGAGGCGTTCCTCGACCAGGTCAAGGAGCGCGGCGACTACAAGGACGTCCAGGAGGCGGACCGCGCGGCCCGTGTCGTGCTCGCCCTGCTCGGTGCCCACCTGGTCGGCGGTGTGCGTGCGGAGCTGGCGGCGCGTCTGCCGGAAGCCTTCTCCCTGATCCTCCTCAACCCGCTCCAGAGCGCCGAACCGCTCTCGCCCGAGCGCTTCGTACGGGCCACCGCCGCCTGGATCGAGGGGGCCACCGAAGCGACCGCCGCGTGGGACGTCAGCGCCGTGCTCAGCACGGCCGCGGACGCGGCGGGCGATGCGCTCATGCAGCAGATCCTGCTCCAACTGCCCGCCGGGTACGACCTCCTCTTCGGCCGACCCCAGCGGACCTAGCCATTCGGCGCCCGCCCCCAGCGGACCTAGCCATCCGTGCGCCCCCGGCGGGCCCAGCCATCCGTGCGCCCGCCGCTGCCGTGCCAGTCAAGGAGGACCACCGTGGCGTCGTCCTTGAGGTTGCCCCGGCAGGCCTCCAGTACCGCTGTCGTCAGGACACGCACGGCCTCCCGCGGGTGCGCGGACCGGGTGTCGCGGACCAGGGAGGCGAGATCGACGGCCGCGGCGCCGCGCTCCTGCATGCCGTCGGTGAGCAGCACCAGACGGTCGCCCGGGCGCAGTTGGAGCTCCTGGAGCCGGTACGAGGTGGGCGCCGCGACGCCGAACGGCAGGTTGACGGCGAGCT
Protein-coding sequences here:
- a CDS encoding RimK family alpha-L-glutamate ligase, coding for MTVTEALAKDFPECRAAAPSWLLLGGGLDQDRITAELVDGFERVLGDRSAVVHTSELVLGVSDGRLTLHDLRGTPLAAPELAYARLSTPRLSTDREITLLRHLEAMGTVLLNPIDAVLACVNKFWHLQQLAVAGLPVPDTRSYVDASMTDVLRAGVPEPCVVKSVRGHRGSRVFLARDTAMLHDIQGSLNNDAPYLFQEYVRYSHGRDLRVVVVDGRAVAAQVRVASDGGLKSNLALGGTSTPCTGLHPAGEALAVAAAKVLGLGVAGVDLLFEPDGSFTICEVNANVGWREHLHQIVPAIAEACDARLRAGA
- a CDS encoding MFS transporter, with product MTPTVESPGRRAPADGGTNRRMLKSLRHREFRLLTVGQLASHTGTWIQKVAQAWLVLDLSHGDGTALGITTALQFLPLLLFGPWGGVLADRCSLRRILLITQSLLCLISLLPGILTLTRSVSLAAVYSLALAMGLTLVAEKPALQSFIAQTVPTADLPNALALDTAVFNLARIAGPALTGPVIGLFGVAPAFFLNSLSYLVVVAALLRMRPRQQDPAPTSVATRRPKGQVRELLRYVRGRADLGAPLVLVGVVAGFGMNFQITTALMASDVFHTSPAAFGLGSTAFAVGAVTGSVLAARRGTCAPGYLVSTALGFGVLELITSTMPSHAAFLVMLVPTGVVLILFMTAAKSALQLGTHDAIRGRIMSLYTLASLGTTPLTAPLIGWISTAVHPRAGLAVGGLASAVAAMSIGLQGRRPTRPWAALFLRPARSALRAVGKT
- a CDS encoding GNAT family N-acetyltransferase, with translation MTHSRALPWPPAPIATERLILRASEARDRAAVIELNSSPEVGTYLGGPRPRAELDRTVPEVPGRRPGFFVVERDGSAIGTIQLDPQDRERPKHRLEAGETELGYLFLPATWGRGYAGEACAAALDWFARALPAEPVVLYTQTANIRSMRLAARLGFTEVERFEAYGAEQWFGVLAPVRSRGSRLTGRAAPSS
- a CDS encoding sensor histidine kinase, giving the protein MRRSGLFRALRTRLKAGPAVKRLGLPRTLRTRLTAGLVLLLALACLAVGVSTVLALQGFLVNRLDQQLGASGGRFAASLEHDEKPDADNRPDTRGQANGTFGARLLHGETTQAAVVHAQADAAVPLTARDRTALAAVPVDGRGHDIRLSTLRRYRVVAVAGDDGDVLITGLPLEPVEETLHRLELVEAIVFGATLAATGIAGALWVRLSLRPLQRVAATATEVTQLPLASGEIAMPGPVPDTDPRTEVGQVGAALNHMLHHVGDALARRQEGEERLRHFAADASHELRTPVATVRAHAELALRHGGPVPAEVRHSLERIQSETRRMTGLVDDLLLLARLDAGRPLAREPVDLTRLALDAISDAQAAAPGHRWLLDLPEEPVVVTGDEHRLHQVIANLLANARTHTPSGTEVTLSIDEMPCGTRELSVTDSGPGIPEDLVPEVFQRFTRADHHRSRAAGGTGLGLAIVLAVVQAHGGDVEVTSGPGRTSFHVTLPE
- a CDS encoding response regulator transcription factor, encoding MENPPPAALRRPDGSPVRILVVDDEPDLTEVLSGALRSEGWDVRSADDGTSALDMASAFQPDAVILDWMLPDLDGLAVLRRMRADLPHVCVLFLTARDSVEDRIAGITAGGDDYVTKPFSLEEVLARLRGLLRRAGMAREPGGNRLVVGDLVMDEDAMEVSRAGHLVDLSRTEFELLRFLMRNPRRVLSKDQILDRVWSYDFGGRAHIVELYISYLRKKIDADRAPLIHTVRGAGYVLKPDPS
- a CDS encoding ferredoxin reductase family protein, which gives rise to MERDHMAAGTYDSRSVTRVPHTAPRRTAWIPVAAQILIGSGAVGVIGLWWSDTTSVVGMEGWLTDGGRITGLLAGYACAVLLALMARIPVLDRSVGSDRLARWHAMGGRYTLSLALAHTLLIIWGYALTSHANVVDQTTTLVLHYPDLLKGTAGFLLLMGTALVSARAARRRLRYETWHYLHFATYVAVFLVFGHQLSNGADFVGNRSAQLAWYAMYLGVAALLVWFRFVVPLRRGLRHRLRVAEVRGESPGVVSVYVTGEHLDELGAESGQFFRWRFLTPGLWWAANPYSLSAPAHPRFLRITVKAVGAHSAALAGLTPGTRVWAEGPYGGFTAARRTTTKTLLLGGGVGITPLRALLETLPGDITLLYRARRPEDLALRGELDTIAAARGARILYSVDEPAAHHMPLTAAALLRYVPDLRERDVYLCGPPGMTDAARGALRDAGVPRHRIHHESFAF
- a CDS encoding FMN-binding protein; amino-acid sequence: MRRVAVTTLSTAAGVVLLLSLKPHQSHPPAVSAPRPAASSPGQAAAGARTGDFTGDVIDTRFGPVQVSVTLDKGRLTAVHVLQVPSESGRDQEIAARAVPRLTEEALGAQNAEIDAVSGASYTSEGYIQSLQSALDRAGA
- a CDS encoding FAD:protein FMN transferase translates to MGTVFSFDIRDKPTPAIHRALARAVRHLHRVDAVFSTYRPDSPISRLGRGEIRLDDCPPEVHEVLTLCAGAARDSDGYFSATPSGTLDPSGLVKGWATEAASQLLHEAGARHTCVNGGGDLQLRGGASESTPWRIGITDPVRPGRLATVITAHDDLAIATSGTAERGAHILDPHRGIPATAFASLTVVGPRLTMTDTYATAAFARGHGARDWLESLPGYEAFALLPDGRQWRTSGFSRYELPARCT
- a CDS encoding hydrophobic protein — protein: MVPLLLVLLLALILFGAGFALKALWWIAVIVLVVWLVGFIARPKSGNARWYRW
- a CDS encoding Hsp20/alpha crystallin family protein, whose protein sequence is MLMRTDPFRELDRLAQQLAGTGTWTRPSVMAMDAYRAGDEYIVAFDLPGVSADAIDIDVERNMLTVKAERRPVTKADDAQMELTERPLGVFSRQLVLADTLDTERIKADYDAGVLTLRIPIAERAKPRKISIDAQSARKEISG
- a CDS encoding DUF2267 domain-containing protein, which gives rise to MTLRREAFLDQVKERGDYKDVQEADRAARVVLALLGAHLVGGVRAELAARLPEAFSLILLNPLQSAEPLSPERFVRATAAWIEGATEATAAWDVSAVLSTAADAAGDALMQQILLQLPAGYDLLFGRPQRT